One window of Deinococcus budaensis genomic DNA carries:
- a CDS encoding 2'-5' RNA ligase family protein yields MNGPKNAHAHASFLLGVLPPPDLGARVDAFRARLGRRESAPHVTVKARSGLGADLGWVPAARAVVAGSAPLALRVGGARVFAGGRAVYLAVDSPDVVALHLRLLEALEPAARFGYEGPAMTPHLTLALRRRGENLGAVLDAARAEFADLEARPLTFTAREVWRLRKPGPGGLYRPEEAWPLRVED; encoded by the coding sequence ATGAATGGGCCGAAAAACGCGCACGCGCACGCCTCTTTCCTGCTGGGGGTGCTGCCGCCGCCCGACCTGGGAGCGCGGGTGGACGCCTTCCGCGCGCGGCTGGGGCGGCGCGAGAGCGCCCCGCACGTGACCGTCAAGGCCCGCAGCGGCCTGGGCGCGGACCTGGGCTGGGTGCCGGCCGCGCGGGCGGTCGTGGCCGGGAGTGCGCCCCTGGCCCTGCGGGTCGGGGGGGCGCGGGTCTTCGCGGGGGGCCGGGCCGTGTATCTGGCGGTGGACTCACCGGACGTGGTGGCCCTGCACCTGCGGCTGCTGGAAGCGCTGGAACCTGCCGCGCGCTTCGGGTACGAGGGACCGGCGATGACCCCCCACCTCACGCTCGCGCTGCGGCGGCGCGGGGAGAACCTGGGAGCCGTGCTGGACGCCGCGCGGGCCGAGTTCGCCGACCTGGAAGCGCGGCCTCTCACCTTCACCGCCCGCGAGGTCTGGCGGCTGCGCAAGCCCGGCCCCGGCGGCCTGTACCGGCCCGAGGAGGCCTGGCCGCTGCGGGTGGAAGACTGA